The following proteins are co-located in the Thermus thermophilus HB8 genome:
- a CDS encoding zinc metalloprotease, with protein sequence MGLLPYLNDPPVFLLAFLLGAFGLILHNLFQAWLADRYGEVAPRRYGFLRLDPRVHLEPLGLVLLALLGFGWPRFVPSRLPGRKGAMVALMGPLGFLAAAFVYGLLARFLPYPFGEGFALGQRLMLLHAAIYLFPVPPLDGARALYAVGGLEARRFLDQLASYGPVGFLVIFLLLSYTGVTDAVVRGLSGLLATLYRALGL encoded by the coding sequence ATGGGACTCTTGCCCTACCTGAATGATCCGCCGGTCTTCCTCCTGGCCTTCCTCCTCGGGGCCTTCGGGCTCATCCTCCACAACCTCTTCCAGGCCTGGCTCGCCGACCGCTACGGGGAGGTGGCCCCAAGGCGGTACGGCTTCTTGCGCCTGGATCCCCGGGTCCACCTGGAGCCCTTAGGCCTCGTCCTCCTCGCCCTTCTGGGCTTCGGCTGGCCCCGGTTCGTCCCAAGCCGCCTCCCTGGGCGCAAGGGGGCGATGGTGGCCCTGATGGGGCCCCTGGGCTTCCTCGCGGCCGCCTTCGTCTACGGCCTTCTCGCCCGCTTCTTGCCCTACCCCTTCGGCGAGGGGTTCGCTTTGGGCCAGCGCCTGATGCTCCTCCACGCCGCCATCTACCTCTTCCCCGTGCCCCCCTTGGACGGGGCCAGGGCCCTCTACGCCGTGGGGGGCCTCGAGGCCCGCCGCTTCCTGGACCAGCTCGCCTCCTACGGCCCCGTGGGCTTCCTCGTCATCTTCCTCCTCCTCTCCTACACCGGCGTAACCGACGCGGTGGTCCGGGGGCTTTCCGGCCTCCTCGCCACCCTCTACCGGGCCCTCGGGCTATGA
- a CDS encoding site-2 protease family protein encodes MIALLQEDPLAFLLAFSALVMSLVLHEVGHAYAAHLFGDDTAKRQGRLSLNPLRHLDPLGTLLLLLVGFGWARPVPIYPPAFRAYRLGLFAVSVAGILVNLALAVLFALTVRGLFALDPEGVYGAFRGSGGSALGLLALAAYVASSINLVLAVFNLLPIPPLDGSKILQSLLPLAWHPWLWRLEQYAWLSFLLILTVLRGPIQEVLAFARRVFFTLLLG; translated from the coding sequence ATGATCGCCCTCCTGCAAGAAGACCCCCTCGCCTTCCTCCTCGCCTTCTCGGCCTTGGTGATGAGCCTCGTCCTCCACGAGGTGGGCCACGCCTACGCCGCCCACCTCTTCGGGGACGACACGGCCAAGCGCCAGGGGCGGCTCAGCCTGAACCCCTTGCGGCACCTGGACCCTTTGGGAACCCTCCTTCTCCTCCTCGTGGGCTTCGGCTGGGCGCGCCCCGTGCCCATTTATCCTCCCGCCTTCAGGGCCTACCGCCTGGGCCTCTTCGCCGTCTCCGTGGCCGGGATCCTGGTGAACCTGGCCCTCGCCGTTCTCTTCGCCTTGACGGTGCGGGGCCTCTTCGCCCTGGACCCGGAGGGGGTCTATGGGGCCTTCCGGGGGAGCGGGGGCTCCGCCCTGGGGCTTCTGGCCCTCGCCGCCTACGTGGCGAGCTCCATCAACCTCGTCCTCGCCGTCTTCAACCTCCTCCCCATACCCCCCCTGGACGGCTCCAAGATCCTCCAAAGCCTTCTCCCTTTGGCCTGGCACCCTTGGCTTTGGCGGCTGGAGCAGTACGCCTGGCTTTCCTTCCTCCTCATCCTCACGGTCCTCAGGGGGCCCATCCAGGAGGTCTTGGCCTTCGCCCGCCGGGTCTTCTTCACCCTCCTTTTGGGCTAA
- the nfo gene encoding endonuclease IV, with translation MPRYGFHLSIAGKKGVAGAVEEATALGLTAFQIFAKSPRSWRPRALSPAEVEAFRALREASGGLPAVIHASYLVNLGAEGELWEKSVASLADDLEKAALLGVEYVVVHPGSGRPERVKEGALKALRLAGVRSRPVLLVENTAGGGEKVGARFEELAWLVADTPLQVCLDTCHAYAAGYDVAEDPLGVLDALDRAVGLERVPVVHLNDSVGGLGSRVDHHAHLLQGKIGEGLKRVFLDPRLKDRVFILETPRGPEEDAWNLRVFRAWLEEA, from the coding sequence ATGCCGCGCTACGGGTTCCACCTTTCCATCGCCGGGAAAAAGGGCGTGGCCGGGGCGGTGGAGGAAGCCACCGCCCTCGGCCTCACCGCTTTCCAGATCTTCGCCAAAAGCCCGCGGAGCTGGCGCCCAAGGGCCCTCTCCCCGGCCGAGGTGGAGGCCTTCCGCGCCTTAAGGGAGGCCTCCGGGGGCCTCCCCGCCGTGATCCACGCCTCCTACCTGGTCAACCTGGGGGCGGAGGGGGAGCTTTGGGAGAAGAGCGTGGCGAGCCTGGCGGACGACCTGGAGAAGGCCGCCCTCCTCGGGGTGGAGTACGTGGTCGTCCACCCCGGCTCGGGCCGCCCCGAGCGGGTCAAGGAAGGGGCCCTCAAGGCCCTGCGCCTCGCCGGCGTCCGCTCCCGCCCCGTCCTCCTCGTGGAGAACACCGCTGGGGGTGGGGAGAAGGTGGGGGCGCGGTTTGAGGAGCTCGCCTGGCTCGTGGCGGACACCCCCCTCCAGGTCTGCCTGGACACCTGCCACGCCTACGCCGCCGGGTACGACGTGGCCGAGGACCCCTTGGGGGTCCTGGACGCCTTGGACCGGGCCGTGGGCCTGGAGCGGGTGCCCGTGGTCCACCTCAACGACTCCGTGGGCGGCCTCGGAAGCCGCGTGGACCACCACGCCCACCTCCTCCAGGGAAAGATCGGGGAGGGGCTCAAGCGCGTCTTTTTGGACCCGAGGCTCAAGGACCGGGTCTTCATCCTGGAAACCCCCAGGGGACCGGAGGAGGACGCCTGGAACCTCCGGGTCTTTAGGGCCTGGCTCGAGGAGGCCTAA
- a CDS encoding sulfite exporter TauE/SafE family protein, giving the protein MTLPALVGALLIGLSLGLLGSGGSILTVPVLVYLLGEPPKQAIAESLLIVGGIALLGAVPYALRGLVDFRNVLFFGLPGMAGTYLGAWLSRFVSGQVQLLTFALVMLLAAYFMARPLPLRRQEGGRTPWKIVLEGLFVGALTGFVGVGGGFLIVPALVLLGGLPMHLAVGTSLLIIAMKSFAGFYKYLHLLPALGLSVNYQVAGLFVLVGFLGSLLGGRVAVRLPQESLKRGFALFLVAMGVFIVAQNLG; this is encoded by the coding sequence ATGACGCTTCCTGCCCTCGTGGGCGCCCTCCTCATCGGCCTCTCCCTGGGGCTTTTGGGCTCGGGGGGGTCCATCCTCACCGTGCCCGTCCTCGTCTACCTCCTGGGGGAGCCCCCCAAGCAGGCCATCGCCGAAAGCCTCCTCATCGTGGGCGGGATCGCCCTCCTCGGGGCGGTCCCCTACGCCCTGAGGGGCCTCGTGGACTTCCGCAACGTCCTCTTCTTCGGCCTGCCGGGGATGGCGGGGACCTACCTCGGGGCGTGGCTTTCCCGCTTCGTCTCGGGCCAGGTCCAGCTCCTCACCTTCGCCCTGGTCATGCTCCTCGCCGCCTACTTCATGGCGAGGCCCCTCCCCTTGAGGCGCCAAGAAGGCGGGCGCACACCCTGGAAAATCGTCCTGGAGGGCCTTTTCGTGGGAGCCCTCACCGGGTTCGTGGGGGTGGGGGGCGGGTTTTTGATCGTCCCCGCCCTGGTCCTCCTGGGGGGGCTTCCCATGCACCTCGCCGTGGGCACGAGCCTCCTCATCATCGCCATGAAGTCCTTCGCCGGCTTCTACAAGTACCTCCACCTCCTCCCCGCCCTCGGCCTCTCGGTGAACTACCAGGTGGCGGGGCTCTTCGTCCTCGTGGGCTTCCTCGGAAGCCTCCTCGGGGGGAGGGTGGCGGTGCGCCTGCCCCAGGAGAGCCTGAAGCGGGGCTTCGCCCTCTTCCTGGTGGCCATGGGGGTCTTCATCGTGGCCCAGAACCTAGGCTAA
- a CDS encoding rhodanese-like domain-containing protein — protein sequence MYETQVQELSPEEAKRLYDQGVPFFDVREVEEYAQARIPGARLLPLSEFMARYGEIPKDTPVVLYCRTGNRSWQAAAWLSAQGYRVYNLEGGIVRWYRAGLPVDTTPMEAAYRATPYQEVGPEEAKALLEEAFVVDVREAWEYGEGHVPGAVNIPLSTLPQRLAELPKDRPILLVCNSGNRSGVAAEFLVAQGFDGERVYNLEGGTYAWASRGLPLER from the coding sequence ATGTACGAGACCCAGGTGCAAGAACTTTCCCCCGAAGAGGCCAAGCGGCTTTACGACCAAGGGGTGCCCTTTTTTGACGTGCGCGAGGTGGAGGAGTACGCCCAGGCCCGGATCCCCGGGGCCCGACTCCTCCCCCTTTCCGAGTTCATGGCCCGCTACGGGGAGATCCCCAAGGACACCCCGGTGGTCCTCTACTGCCGCACGGGCAACCGCTCCTGGCAGGCGGCGGCCTGGCTCAGCGCCCAGGGCTACCGGGTGTACAACCTCGAGGGCGGCATCGTCCGCTGGTACCGGGCGGGCCTCCCCGTGGACACCACGCCCATGGAAGCGGCCTACAGGGCCACGCCCTACCAGGAGGTGGGGCCGGAAGAGGCGAAGGCTCTCCTGGAGGAGGCCTTCGTGGTGGACGTGCGGGAGGCGTGGGAGTACGGGGAGGGCCACGTCCCGGGCGCCGTGAACATCCCCCTCTCCACCCTGCCCCAGAGGCTTGCCGAGCTTCCCAAGGACAGGCCCATCCTCCTCGTGTGCAACTCGGGGAACCGCTCGGGCGTGGCGGCGGAGTTCCTCGTGGCCCAGGGGTTTGACGGGGAAAGGGTCTACAACCTCGAGGGGGGCACCTACGCCTGGGCGTCCCGGGGCCTCCCTCTAGAGCGGTAA
- a CDS encoding MBL fold metallo-hydrolase, translated as MIFRQIHEEGLAQMSYLLGCAATGEALVVDPRRDVDVYLELAQSLGLRITAIAETHIHADYLSGARELARATGATLYLSDEGDENWKYKGLEGFPHVLLKDGDEFKVGNIRVRAVHTPGHTPEHLSFLVADGAVTDEPLLFLTGDFVFVGDVGRPDLLEEAAGIKGTAEPGARRMFRSLKEKFLTLPDHVQVWPGHGAGSACGKALGALPATTVGYERRHAWWAEYLERDDEEGFVKALLQGQPEAPTYFKEMKRLNRDGMAILGGLPHPGRLTPAQFERWLREGAILVDTRDKFAFAGGHIPGSINIPAGKNFSTWAGWLLPYDRPLVLLARPEEVEALTRALVRIGLDEVVGYIPGLEGYAQGELETVPQVTAKEAKELWEKGKAFVLDVRGRDEYLAGHIPGAQNIHAGRVLAHLDRLPKDRPLIVHCVGGDRSSTAISALLAHGFRNALNLTGGIKAWREAGFPVVQGEELVQA; from the coding sequence ATGATCTTTCGCCAGATCCACGAGGAAGGCCTCGCGCAGATGAGCTACCTCCTGGGCTGCGCCGCCACCGGGGAGGCCCTGGTGGTGGACCCCAGGCGGGACGTGGACGTGTACCTGGAGCTCGCCCAGTCCTTGGGCCTCCGCATCACCGCCATCGCCGAGACCCACATCCACGCCGACTACCTCTCGGGGGCGAGGGAGCTCGCCCGGGCCACGGGGGCCACCCTGTACCTCTCCGACGAGGGGGACGAGAACTGGAAGTACAAGGGCCTCGAGGGCTTCCCCCACGTCCTCCTCAAGGACGGGGACGAGTTCAAGGTGGGGAACATCCGCGTCCGGGCGGTCCACACCCCGGGCCACACCCCCGAGCACCTCTCCTTCCTGGTGGCGGACGGGGCGGTGACGGACGAGCCCCTCCTCTTCCTCACGGGGGACTTCGTCTTCGTGGGGGACGTGGGCCGGCCGGACCTTTTGGAAGAGGCGGCGGGGATCAAGGGCACGGCGGAGCCCGGGGCGAGGCGGATGTTTAGGAGCCTCAAGGAAAAGTTCCTCACCCTTCCCGACCACGTCCAGGTCTGGCCCGGCCACGGGGCGGGCTCCGCCTGCGGCAAGGCGCTTGGGGCCCTCCCGGCCACCACCGTGGGGTACGAACGCCGCCACGCCTGGTGGGCGGAGTACCTGGAGCGGGACGACGAGGAGGGGTTCGTGAAGGCCCTCCTCCAGGGCCAGCCCGAGGCCCCCACCTACTTCAAGGAGATGAAGCGGCTGAACCGGGACGGGATGGCCATCCTGGGCGGCCTTCCCCACCCGGGCCGCCTCACCCCGGCCCAGTTTGAGCGCTGGCTGAGGGAGGGGGCCATCCTCGTGGACACCCGGGACAAGTTCGCCTTCGCCGGCGGGCACATCCCGGGGAGCATCAACATCCCCGCGGGGAAGAACTTCTCCACCTGGGCGGGCTGGCTCCTCCCCTACGACCGCCCCCTCGTCCTCCTCGCCCGGCCCGAGGAGGTGGAGGCCCTCACCCGGGCCCTCGTCCGCATCGGCCTGGACGAGGTGGTGGGGTACATCCCGGGGCTGGAGGGCTACGCCCAGGGCGAGCTGGAAACCGTCCCCCAGGTCACCGCCAAGGAGGCCAAGGAGCTCTGGGAGAAGGGGAAGGCCTTCGTCCTGGACGTGCGCGGGCGGGACGAGTACCTCGCGGGGCACATCCCCGGGGCCCAAAACATCCACGCGGGCCGCGTCCTCGCCCACCTGGACCGGCTCCCCAAGGACAGGCCCCTCATCGTCCACTGCGTGGGCGGGGACCGCTCCAGCACCGCCATCAGCGCCCTACTGGCCCACGGTTTTAGAAACGCCCTGAACCTCACCGGGGGGATCAAGGCTTGGCGGGAGGCGGGCTTCCCCGTGGTGCAGGGCGAGGAACTGGTGCAGGCCTAA
- the pdo gene encoding protein disulfide oxidoreductase, producing MALLGPKEQEIVRERLANLTRDVEMVLFTDSSTLIAPGKEPCLYCKETKQLLEELSALSDKLHLVVYDLATPEGREKAGAYKVEAAPTLILREKGSEAINLRYRGIPAGYEFASLLEDIEMLGRDGHGLPENVVQELNDLPEEVVLQVFVTPTCPYCPQAVRTAHRLAYASPKVWGEMIEANEFPALSDRYRIHGVPDTIINHGKERVLGAQPLSQFLQAIRKAVGVRA from the coding sequence ATGGCGCTTTTGGGACCCAAAGAGCAAGAGATCGTGCGGGAAAGGCTGGCCAACCTCACCCGGGACGTGGAGATGGTGCTCTTCACCGACTCCTCCACCTTGATCGCCCCGGGGAAGGAGCCCTGCCTCTACTGCAAGGAGACGAAGCAGCTTCTGGAGGAGCTTTCCGCCCTCTCCGACAAGCTCCACCTGGTGGTCTACGACCTGGCCACCCCCGAGGGGAGGGAGAAGGCCGGGGCCTACAAGGTGGAGGCCGCGCCCACCCTTATCCTTCGCGAGAAGGGTTCGGAGGCCATCAACCTCCGTTACCGGGGGATCCCCGCGGGCTACGAGTTCGCGAGCCTCCTCGAGGACATCGAGATGCTGGGCCGGGATGGGCACGGCCTCCCTGAGAACGTGGTCCAGGAGCTCAACGACCTCCCCGAGGAGGTGGTCCTCCAGGTCTTCGTCACCCCCACCTGCCCCTACTGCCCGCAGGCGGTGCGCACCGCCCACCGCCTGGCCTACGCCTCCCCCAAGGTGTGGGGCGAGATGATTGAGGCCAACGAGTTCCCCGCCCTCTCCGACCGCTACCGCATCCACGGCGTGCCGGACACCATCATCAACCACGGCAAGGAGCGCGTCCTCGGGGCCCAGCCCCTCTCCCAGTTCCTCCAGGCCATCCGGAAGGCCGTGGGGGTCCGGGCCTAG
- a CDS encoding rhodanese-like domain-containing protein, which produces MTRRALFGPKVAPLIQAASLTLALLLFLAACGPKGSYENVGPEELYEALAAGAVVVDVRTPGEFAQGHVPGAINLPVEEVARWADRIPKDRPVYLYCRSGNRSRKAAEYLARKGYTNLYNVEGGVLAIARAGYPLVR; this is translated from the coding sequence ATGACCCGCCGCGCCCTCTTCGGCCCCAAGGTCGCTCCGCTGATCCAGGCGGCCTCGCTGACCCTCGCCCTCCTCCTCTTCCTCGCCGCCTGCGGCCCCAAGGGAAGCTACGAGAACGTGGGCCCCGAGGAGCTCTACGAGGCCTTGGCCGCCGGGGCGGTGGTGGTGGACGTGAGGACCCCGGGGGAGTTCGCCCAGGGCCACGTCCCCGGGGCCATTAACCTCCCCGTGGAGGAGGTGGCCCGGTGGGCGGACCGGATCCCCAAGGACCGGCCCGTCTACCTCTACTGCCGTAGCGGCAACCGGAGCCGAAAGGCGGCGGAGTACCTGGCGCGGAAGGGCTACACGAACCTCTACAACGTGGAGGGCGGGGTGCTGGCCATAGCGCGGGCGGGGTATCCCCTGGTCCGGTGA
- a CDS encoding TlpA disulfide reductase family protein, protein MDALQVGPLAIPWVRVQVALALLALVGVAELFARRVDRRLSSWGQGAVFVGLLGARLGFVLENASVYAKDPLAVLYVWQGGFDPWWGILAGGGYTLMALPKHLWRYALGAALAAALVAGVFLVRKAPAQEARLPDLTLTTLGGTEVRLSDFRGKPLVLNAWATWCPPCRRELPMMVRLAQENPEVRFAFVSQGEGPLVVKNFLEERGLSPEWVLLDPETRLAQALGIQGLPTTFFFDREGRLVARHLGELSEALLLGYLRVLR, encoded by the coding sequence ATGGACGCCCTTCAGGTGGGCCCCTTGGCCATCCCCTGGGTGAGGGTGCAGGTGGCCTTGGCCCTCCTCGCCCTGGTGGGGGTGGCGGAGCTTTTTGCCCGCCGGGTGGACCGGAGGCTTTCCTCCTGGGGCCAGGGCGCCGTTTTTGTGGGCCTTCTGGGGGCCAGGCTTGGCTTTGTCTTGGAGAACGCGTCGGTTTACGCCAAGGACCCCCTCGCCGTTCTCTACGTCTGGCAGGGGGGGTTTGACCCCTGGTGGGGTATCTTGGCTGGAGGAGGGTATACGCTCATGGCCTTGCCCAAACACCTCTGGCGCTACGCCCTGGGGGCGGCCCTGGCCGCGGCCCTGGTGGCGGGGGTCTTCCTCGTCCGCAAGGCCCCGGCCCAGGAGGCGCGCCTCCCCGACCTAACCCTCACGACCCTTGGGGGGACGGAGGTACGCCTCAGCGATTTCCGGGGGAAGCCCCTGGTCCTCAACGCCTGGGCCACCTGGTGCCCCCCCTGCCGCCGGGAGCTCCCCATGATGGTGCGCCTCGCTCAGGAGAACCCGGAGGTGCGCTTCGCCTTTGTAAGCCAGGGGGAAGGCCCCCTGGTGGTGAAAAACTTTTTGGAGGAAAGGGGCCTTTCTCCCGAGTGGGTTCTTCTGGACCCCGAGACCCGGCTTGCCCAGGCCTTGGGCATCCAGGGGCTTCCCACCACCTTCTTCTTTGACCGGGAGGGGCGGCTCGTGGCCCGGCACCTGGGGGAGCTTTCCGAGGCCCTGCTTTTGGGCTACCTCCGGGTCCTCCGCTAG
- a CDS encoding SpoVR family protein, with amino-acid sequence MERELAHWVERLRERAEAEGLSFPPVAFQEVGPEEMAMLAAYGGFPRRYPHWRWGSAYLHYRETYRYGLARIYELVVNTVPVQAYLLRGNPLLAQKLVVAHVYAHADFFQNNLAFKPIPKDMLAEMAHHAAYVERAMERHGARSVEEFLDLALSLENLIDPHAPYIQRPAQKEEEAPKRLPVRPYLDPYVNPPPAFPKEAEEGASPEPLPPRPTRDILGFLARHAPLAPWQKGILEIVREESLYFAPQAATKILNEGWATYWHTRLLLPLLTPEEALEFAEMQANLLAPHGLNPYRLGYHLLMEVEERWDKGRFGPEYEALPLGERLRYERPTGEGRKKLFQVRTVYTDLNFLEEFLTPEFALRRGLFALEDLPRFAEAKKALLFRLTNLGYPIVELVDANYQNRGELLLAHAYEGVELDLRKTKAVLENLHRLWGRPVHLKTVVGGKETLLSAGA; translated from the coding sequence ATGGAGCGGGAACTCGCCCACTGGGTGGAGCGCCTCAGGGAGCGGGCGGAGGCCGAGGGGCTTTCCTTTCCCCCCGTGGCCTTCCAGGAGGTGGGCCCCGAGGAGATGGCCATGCTCGCCGCCTACGGGGGCTTTCCCCGCCGCTACCCCCACTGGCGCTGGGGGAGCGCCTACCTGCACTACCGGGAGACCTACCGCTACGGCCTCGCCCGCATCTACGAGCTCGTGGTGAACACCGTCCCCGTGCAGGCCTACCTCCTCAGGGGCAACCCCCTCCTCGCCCAGAAGCTCGTCGTCGCCCATGTCTACGCCCACGCCGACTTCTTCCAGAACAACCTCGCCTTCAAGCCCATCCCCAAGGACATGCTCGCGGAGATGGCCCACCACGCCGCCTACGTGGAGCGGGCCATGGAGCGGCACGGGGCGAGGAGCGTGGAGGAGTTCCTAGACCTCGCCCTTTCCCTGGAAAACCTCATTGACCCCCACGCCCCTTACATCCAGAGGCCCGCCCAGAAAGAGGAGGAGGCCCCCAAGCGCCTCCCCGTGCGCCCCTACCTGGACCCCTACGTGAACCCGCCCCCCGCCTTCCCCAAAGAGGCGGAGGAGGGGGCAAGCCCCGAGCCCCTCCCCCCGAGGCCCACCCGGGACATCCTGGGCTTTTTGGCCCGCCACGCCCCCCTCGCCCCCTGGCAGAAGGGGATCCTGGAGATCGTCCGGGAGGAGAGCCTCTACTTCGCCCCCCAGGCCGCCACCAAGATCCTGAACGAGGGTTGGGCCACCTACTGGCACACGCGGCTCCTCCTCCCCCTCCTCACCCCGGAGGAGGCCCTGGAGTTCGCCGAGATGCAGGCGAACCTCCTCGCCCCCCACGGCCTGAACCCTTACCGCCTGGGCTACCACCTCCTCATGGAGGTGGAGGAGCGCTGGGACAAGGGGCGCTTCGGCCCCGAGTACGAGGCCTTGCCCCTGGGGGAAAGGCTCCGCTACGAGCGGCCCACGGGGGAAGGCCGGAAGAAGCTCTTCCAGGTGCGCACGGTCTACACCGACCTCAACTTCCTGGAGGAGTTCCTCACCCCGGAGTTCGCCCTAAGGCGGGGCCTCTTTGCCCTCGAGGACCTGCCCCGCTTCGCGGAGGCCAAAAAGGCCCTCCTCTTCCGCCTCACCAACCTGGGCTACCCCATCGTGGAGCTCGTGGACGCCAACTACCAAAACCGCGGGGAGCTTCTCCTCGCCCACGCTTATGAGGGGGTGGAGCTGGACCTGAGGAAGACCAAGGCGGTGCTGGAGAACCTCCACCGCCTCTGGGGCAGGCCCGTCCACCTCAAAACGGTGGTGGGCGGGAAGGAAACCCTCCTTTCCGCCGGCGCCTAG
- a CDS encoding DUF444 family protein, with protein sequence MPEGILPIERDLLRFKEIVRGEVKKRVREFLTREELFGQVEGRLVSIPLPQLEIPKIVHGEPLGEGLGLGGPGEEALGPGGHIPVAELELEEFLDLVGEALRLPRLRPKGEGEVTEEALRHTTIARKGPRGLRHVRRTLKESLKRALQSGEYRPEDPLLVPEREDLRYKAPRRKPIPHAQAVVLFALDVSGSMREEELKLVKTLSFWITLWIKRHFPRLERRYLLHDAEAWEVPEEEFFKAREGGGTRISSALLLAEEILKAYPEAFYNRYLFHFSDGENWQGDTPLALEALRRLLPSLALYGYAQVESPYGQGHFLEEVQEALGGREGVALAAVRGREDLPVALKRLLGG encoded by the coding sequence ATGCCCGAGGGGATCCTGCCCATTGAGCGCGACCTCCTCCGCTTCAAGGAGATCGTGCGGGGGGAGGTGAAGAAGCGCGTGCGGGAGTTCCTCACCCGGGAGGAGCTCTTCGGCCAGGTGGAAGGCCGCCTCGTCTCCATCCCCCTGCCCCAGCTGGAGATCCCCAAGATCGTCCACGGGGAGCCCCTAGGGGAAGGCCTGGGCCTCGGGGGGCCCGGGGAGGAGGCCTTGGGCCCGGGGGGGCACATTCCGGTGGCCGAGCTGGAGCTGGAGGAGTTTTTGGACCTCGTGGGGGAGGCCCTGAGGCTTCCCCGCCTAAGGCCCAAGGGGGAGGGGGAGGTCACGGAGGAGGCCCTGCGCCACACCACCATCGCCCGCAAGGGGCCGAGGGGGCTCCGCCACGTGCGCCGCACCCTCAAGGAGAGCCTGAAGAGGGCCCTGCAAAGCGGGGAGTACCGCCCCGAAGACCCCCTCCTCGTCCCCGAGCGGGAGGACCTGCGCTACAAGGCCCCGAGGCGAAAGCCCATCCCCCACGCCCAGGCGGTGGTCCTCTTCGCCCTGGACGTCTCCGGGAGCATGCGGGAAGAGGAGCTTAAGCTCGTCAAGACCCTCTCCTTCTGGATCACCCTCTGGATCAAGCGGCACTTTCCCAGGCTGGAAAGGCGCTACCTCCTCCACGACGCCGAGGCCTGGGAGGTCCCCGAGGAGGAGTTCTTCAAGGCCCGGGAGGGCGGGGGAACGCGGATCTCCAGCGCCCTCCTCCTGGCGGAAGAGATCCTCAAGGCCTACCCCGAGGCCTTCTACAACCGCTACCTCTTCCACTTCTCCGACGGGGAGAACTGGCAGGGGGACACGCCCTTGGCCCTCGAGGCCCTAAGGCGCCTCCTCCCCTCCCTCGCCCTCTACGGGTACGCCCAGGTGGAGAGCCCCTACGGCCAGGGGCACTTCCTGGAGGAGGTGCAGGAGGCCCTGGGAGGCAGGGAGGGGGTCGCCCTCGCCGCGGTGCGGGGCCGGGAGGACCTGCCCGTGGCCTTGAAGCGGCTTCTCGGAGGTTGA